Proteins co-encoded in one Candidatus Nitrosacidococcus tergens genomic window:
- the pnp gene encoding polyribonucleotide nucleotidyltransferase, with protein MTPVKKVIEYGDHTLTIETGYMARQATGAVIVHYGETTVLVTAVGVKEVSENRDFFPLTVNFQEKSYAAGKIPGGFFKREGRPTERETLVSRLIDRPLRPLFPKGFTNEVQVVATVLSSDGENDSDIPAIIGASTALAISGIPFSAPIAAARVGYINGQYVLNPTTSEAKKSALDLVVAGTEKAVLMVESEAKELPEEIMLGAVMFGHQEMQGVIQTIRELAAEIGKAPWSWQPPLEDTDLQLAVEEIGKKHLENAYQIQSKQDRQEHVAVARELIVQQLIPDESSKWSADQVSVAINRLEKNLVRGQIISGKQRIDGRNRNEVRPINIMVGLLPRTHGSALFTRGETQALVTTTLGTERDAQVIDAIDGEYRERFMLHYNFPPFCVGEVGMVGAPKRREIGHGRLAKRSISAVIPSEEDFPYVIRVVSEIMESNGSSSMATVCGTSLSLMDAGIPIKSPVAGIAMGLIKEEDQFAVLSDILGDEDHLGDMDFKVAGTTKGVTALQMDIKIDGITEEIMRTALSQAREGRFHILNEMNKAISTPRGEMSEYAPRMVTFKVNPDKIRDIIGKGGATIRTLTEETGATIDISDDGTVKIFSTDKANGLEAKRRVEQIVSDIEVGKIYEGKVSRLMDFGAFVTILPGKDGLLHISQISDERVNHVSDKLSEGDIVRVKVLEVDKQGRIRLSIKAIKEE; from the coding sequence GTGACTCCAGTTAAAAAAGTAATTGAATATGGCGATCATACGCTTACTATTGAAACCGGCTATATGGCACGGCAAGCTACTGGAGCTGTAATTGTCCATTATGGTGAGACTACTGTATTAGTAACTGCAGTAGGCGTGAAAGAAGTTAGTGAAAATCGGGATTTTTTTCCATTGACTGTAAATTTCCAAGAAAAATCCTATGCTGCAGGTAAAATACCAGGTGGTTTTTTTAAGCGAGAAGGTAGACCTACAGAAAGAGAAACTTTAGTTTCTCGTCTTATTGACCGTCCTCTACGTCCTTTATTTCCAAAAGGATTTACTAATGAAGTACAAGTAGTTGCTACTGTCCTTTCTTCAGATGGAGAAAATGACTCAGATATTCCTGCTATTATCGGAGCATCTACCGCACTTGCTATTTCTGGTATTCCATTTAGTGCCCCTATTGCAGCTGCAAGGGTTGGGTATATCAATGGACAATATGTACTTAACCCAACTACTAGCGAGGCTAAAAAATCAGCACTAGATTTAGTAGTTGCTGGTACAGAAAAAGCAGTTCTTATGGTGGAATCAGAAGCTAAAGAGTTGCCTGAAGAGATTATGTTAGGTGCGGTGATGTTTGGTCATCAAGAAATGCAGGGAGTCATTCAAACAATTAGAGAGCTAGCTGCAGAAATTGGAAAAGCACCTTGGAGTTGGCAACCTCCTTTAGAGGATACTGATTTACAGTTAGCAGTTGAGGAGATTGGAAAAAAGCATTTAGAAAATGCCTACCAAATCCAGTCGAAACAAGATCGCCAAGAGCATGTAGCAGTAGCACGAGAACTTATAGTACAACAATTGATACCAGATGAGAGCTCAAAATGGAGTGCTGATCAAGTATCAGTAGCCATTAATCGTTTAGAAAAAAACCTTGTAAGAGGACAAATTATTTCTGGAAAGCAACGAATTGATGGTCGCAATAGAAATGAAGTTCGACCTATTAATATTATGGTTGGATTATTACCTAGAACCCATGGATCCGCACTTTTTACTCGAGGAGAAACCCAAGCGTTAGTCACTACTACTTTAGGTACCGAGCGGGATGCACAGGTAATTGATGCCATTGATGGAGAATACCGAGAGCGGTTTATGCTTCATTATAATTTTCCACCTTTTTGTGTGGGCGAGGTGGGTATGGTGGGTGCACCAAAACGGCGAGAAATTGGCCATGGTAGGCTTGCTAAACGGAGTATTAGTGCAGTTATACCTAGCGAAGAAGATTTCCCCTATGTAATTCGAGTTGTATCCGAAATTATGGAATCTAATGGTTCTAGCTCAATGGCAACTGTATGTGGTACAAGTCTTTCCTTAATGGACGCAGGTATTCCAATTAAATCTCCTGTAGCTGGAATTGCTATGGGATTAATTAAAGAAGAGGATCAGTTTGCAGTACTGAGTGATATTCTTGGTGACGAAGACCATCTTGGTGATATGGATTTTAAAGTAGCAGGTACAACAAAGGGAGTGACAGCCCTACAAATGGACATAAAAATTGATGGAATTACCGAAGAGATAATGCGTACTGCTTTATCTCAAGCTAGGGAGGGACGATTTCATATCTTAAATGAAATGAATAAAGCTATTTCTACTCCTCGAGGGGAAATGTCTGAGTACGCTCCACGCATGGTAACTTTCAAAGTTAATCCTGATAAAATTCGGGATATTATCGGTAAAGGTGGCGCAACAATACGTACCCTAACTGAGGAAACAGGGGCTACTATTGATATTAGTGATGATGGCACAGTAAAAATATTTTCTACTGATAAAGCAAACGGGCTAGAAGCAAAGCGTAGAGTAGAACAAATTGTATCTGATATAGAAGTTGGGAAGATCTATGAGGGAAAAGTATCTAGGTTAATGGATTTTGGCGCTTTTGTTACTATTCTCCCCGGTAAAGATGGCTTACTTCATATTTCTCAAATTTCAGATGAAAGGGTAAATCATGTGAGTGATAAACTCTCAGAAGGAGATATAGTTCGTGTAAAAGTTTTAGAAGTGGATAAGCAGGGCAGAATTCGCCTAAGCATAAAAGCAATTAAAGAAGAATAA
- a CDS encoding glutathione S-transferase family protein, whose protein sequence is MLVLDAISPAPRCLRMFLLEKSLQLDSQFIDVMTGENRETNYLAINPAGQVPSLRLDDGSYITESVAIAEYLEELYPQPVLIGNSPKERAITRMWWRRVELNITEFIHNAFHYSEGLKRFESRIPISPEAAPGLKMVAQDRIQWLDSMIHGPYLCGERFSAADIWLYVWLDFANQASVNQPIDFNRLENLSGWFEKISKRASAQLSEKPLHEIKTNS, encoded by the coding sequence ATGCTTGTTTTAGACGCAATTAGCCCAGCACCTAGATGCTTACGTATGTTTCTTCTAGAAAAAAGTCTTCAATTAGATAGTCAATTTATTGATGTTATGACCGGGGAAAATAGAGAAACTAACTATCTAGCTATTAATCCTGCAGGTCAAGTGCCTAGCTTACGTTTAGATGATGGTAGTTATATCACAGAATCAGTAGCAATCGCAGAATACTTAGAAGAGCTTTACCCTCAACCAGTATTAATTGGTAATAGCCCAAAGGAGCGGGCTATAACCCGTATGTGGTGGCGGCGAGTAGAGTTAAATATTACAGAGTTTATCCATAATGCATTTCATTATAGTGAAGGATTAAAGCGTTTTGAATCTCGTATTCCTATTTCCCCAGAAGCTGCCCCCGGTTTAAAAATGGTAGCTCAAGATAGAATTCAATGGTTAGATAGTATGATTCACGGTCCTTATTTATGTGGAGAGCGTTTTTCTGCAGCAGATATTTGGCTCTATGTTTGGTTAGATTTTGCAAATCAAGCCTCAGTAAATCAACCTATAGATTTTAATCGATTAGAAAATCTATCTGGCTGGTTTGAGAAGATAAGTAAAAGAGCAAGTGCCCAATTAAGCGAAAAACCTCTTCATGAAATTAAAACAAATTCATAA
- the rbfA gene encoding 30S ribosome-binding factor RbfA, which translates to MNQNFPRTRRINELLKRELALLIQKNIQDPRIKLVTISYVDISPDLKQAKVYITSMEQDKARINSQLNALNKAGDFFKKNLYQRIDLRVVPNLKFLYDNSIERGNYLRSLIDEVVKENHHLP; encoded by the coding sequence ATGAATCAGAATTTCCCACGTACACGTCGCATCAATGAATTGCTAAAGCGGGAATTAGCACTACTTATTCAAAAAAACATACAAGATCCTAGAATAAAGCTAGTTACTATCTCTTACGTGGATATTTCTCCAGATTTAAAACAAGCAAAAGTATATATTACCTCTATGGAACAAGATAAAGCGAGAATTAACTCCCAGTTAAATGCTTTAAATAAAGCGGGGGATTTTTTCAAAAAGAACTTGTACCAAAGAATTGATCTGCGTGTAGTACCAAACTTAAAGTTTTTATATGATAACTCCATTGAGCGTGGTAATTATCTACGCTCTTTAATTGATGAAGTGGTTAAAGAGAATCACCATTTACCATAA
- the rimP gene encoding ribosome maturation factor RimP — MWDRESIYTVIMPTITTLGYELVGIECHVNHRNSLLRVYIDSDLGITVDDCENVSHQVGALLEIEKPNMGSYTLEVSSPGLDRPLFTKAHYVRFIANDISIMLYEALDGQKKLKGLLKAVLEDEIVIVVTGKDFQIPLSNIRKARLVPKIN; from the coding sequence ATGTGGGATAGGGAAAGTATTTATACTGTAATAATGCCAACTATTACTACCTTAGGCTATGAGCTAGTAGGTATAGAATGCCATGTCAATCATAGAAATTCCCTCTTACGTGTATATATTGATTCAGATTTAGGAATTACAGTAGATGACTGTGAAAATGTAAGTCATCAAGTGGGTGCTTTACTAGAGATAGAAAAGCCAAATATGGGATCTTACACTCTAGAGGTATCTTCTCCTGGGCTTGATCGACCTCTTTTCACTAAAGCACACTATGTTCGATTTATCGCAAATGACATTTCAATTATGCTCTATGAGGCTTTAGATGGACAAAAAAAATTAAAGGGCTTACTAAAGGCTGTTCTTGAAGATGAAATTGTAATTGTAGTCACTGGGAAAGATTTCCAAATTCCATTGTCGAATATAAGAAAAGCGCGTTTAGTACCAAAGATAAATTAA
- the truB gene encoding tRNA pseudouridine(55) synthase TruB, with amino-acid sequence MEKQNQLKSQNIIHGMVLLDKPIGISSNAALQQVKRVYQVRKAGHTGSLDPMASGLLPICLGEATKLSQFILDADKHYLVRCRLGVTTTTGDSEGEIIKTTPVQTFDWKFVENILKRFIGAQEQIPPMYSAIKYHGQPLYKLARQGLEIKRSPRKIIIYNIKLTEVTEACLSFEVSCSKGTYIRTLVEDIGHALECGAHTTMLRRIQVGNFNDSDIVSLDQLKNLAETNKDKLNALVLPPRDILRNFPEISIIPHLAHCLRQGQTVPISQLFSQGLVRLVEDNKDFFGIGKIVNHNQVAPYRLLFVSNG; translated from the coding sequence ATGGAAAAACAAAATCAGTTAAAGAGTCAAAATATTATCCATGGTATGGTTTTGTTAGATAAACCTATAGGGATTAGCTCTAACGCTGCTTTACAACAGGTAAAACGAGTTTATCAGGTACGTAAAGCAGGACATACAGGGAGTTTAGATCCGATGGCAAGTGGATTACTGCCTATTTGTTTAGGAGAGGCAACTAAACTTTCTCAATTTATCTTAGATGCAGATAAGCACTATTTAGTCCGTTGCCGTTTAGGAGTAACAACTACTACAGGTGATTCTGAAGGCGAGATAATAAAAACAACTCCAGTACAAACCTTTGATTGGAAGTTTGTTGAAAATATCTTAAAGAGGTTTATTGGAGCTCAAGAACAAATACCTCCCATGTACTCAGCAATTAAGTATCATGGTCAACCACTATATAAGTTAGCACGCCAAGGGCTTGAAATTAAAAGATCTCCTCGTAAAATTATCATTTATAATATAAAACTTACTGAAGTGACAGAAGCTTGTTTAAGTTTTGAAGTTTCCTGCTCTAAAGGAACTTATATTCGTACTTTAGTAGAAGATATTGGTCATGCTCTTGAATGTGGTGCACATACAACGATGCTTCGACGTATCCAAGTAGGTAATTTTAATGATTCTGACATAGTATCTCTTGATCAATTGAAAAATCTTGCTGAAACAAATAAAGATAAGTTAAATGCATTGGTTTTACCTCCAAGAGATATTCTTAGAAACTTTCCTGAAATTAGTATTATTCCCCATTTGGCCCATTGTCTTCGTCAAGGACAAACCGTACCTATTTCTCAATTGTTTTCTCAAGGATTGGTACGTTTAGTTGAAGATAATAAAGATTTTTTTGGAATAGGTAAGATTGTGAATCATAACCAAGTAGCCCCATATAGGCTATTATTTGTTTCTAATGGTTAG
- a CDS encoding ATP-binding protein, whose translation MSLTTQQLIDRALDLISRIECRFFPQDRVLDWESFIAFRWRSTHLSHSGYLEPISNTHSIQLKHLCGVDSQKQRLIQNTRQFISGLPANNVLLWGSRGTGKSSLVKAILNKFAYQGLRLIEVDKHELIHLPDIIAQVIQRPEYFILFCDDLSFEADDPGYKSLKVVLDGSISTAPKNVLVYATSNRRHLLPEYELENQQTQLINNEIHHGEAVEEKIALSDRFGLWLSFYPINQQGYLDIIHTWLQYHEIGPELWEEADKAALQWALARGSRSGRTAWQFAQDFTGSQKLKNKFR comes from the coding sequence ATGTCTTTAACTACTCAACAACTAATTGATAGAGCATTAGATTTAATTAGCCGTATTGAATGTCGTTTTTTTCCCCAAGATAGAGTTCTTGATTGGGAATCATTCATTGCTTTTCGCTGGCGATCCACCCACTTAAGTCATTCAGGTTATTTGGAACCTATTTCAAATACCCATTCTATTCAGCTAAAACATTTGTGCGGAGTAGATTCCCAAAAGCAGCGGTTAATCCAAAATACTCGCCAGTTTATTTCAGGGTTACCAGCAAATAATGTACTTTTATGGGGTTCTCGAGGTACAGGAAAATCTTCCTTAGTTAAAGCTATTCTCAATAAGTTTGCTTATCAAGGTCTAAGGCTAATTGAAGTAGATAAACACGAATTAATTCATTTACCTGATATTATTGCTCAGGTGATACAACGTCCTGAGTATTTTATATTGTTCTGTGATGATCTCTCATTTGAAGCAGATGATCCTGGCTATAAATCTTTGAAAGTTGTTTTAGATGGTTCTATAAGTACTGCTCCAAAAAATGTATTAGTTTATGCCACTTCCAATCGTCGCCACTTACTCCCTGAATATGAATTAGAAAACCAACAAACACAACTAATAAATAATGAAATTCACCATGGAGAGGCAGTAGAGGAAAAAATTGCTCTCTCTGATCGATTTGGGCTATGGTTATCTTTTTATCCCATAAATCAGCAAGGCTATCTTGATATTATACATACTTGGCTTCAGTATCATGAAATAGGCCCAGAACTATGGGAAGAGGCAGATAAGGCGGCTTTGCAATGGGCATTGGCAAGAGGATCAAGAAGCGGACGTACTGCTTGGCAATTTGCTCAAGATTTTACAGGATCCCAAAAACTCAAGAATAAATTTAGATAA
- the rpsO gene encoding 30S ribosomal protein S15, which yields MPLSYEEKARIIKEHQYNTNDTGSSEVQIALLSERINQLSEHFKIHKHDHHSRRGLLRAVSRRRKLLDFLKRKNLQGYRDLISTLGLRR from the coding sequence ATGCCTTTAAGTTACGAAGAGAAAGCTCGGATTATCAAAGAACATCAATATAACACAAACGATACAGGTTCTTCAGAAGTGCAAATTGCACTACTATCAGAACGGATTAATCAGCTCTCTGAGCATTTTAAAATACACAAACATGATCATCATTCACGGCGAGGTTTATTACGTGCAGTAAGCCGTAGAAGAAAACTGCTTGATTTCTTAAAAAGGAAGAATTTACAAGGCTATCGTGATCTAATTAGCACGCTTGGACTACGCCGTTAA
- the infB gene encoding translation initiation factor IF-2, which produces MSDVTTVQQLASAMGTPINHLLEQLYKAGIKVDGGNSPITESQKSQLLLYLKQERSVGTELKVPKKITLKRRSYSEIQVSNSGGRSKRVNIEIRKKRTYIKRSVILEQEQERLAEAKTERQERYREENSTVVNNPQEPQENSIKPIDTQVVQDSPQEETKLTARADQVEASKSIEELEQVNEPKEQELAENLGIEKSDSQDNKSLSTSALDDSVSNSKNKVSKKNKPDKDSPRESNDTDKENKKEKHSYKEQSLNSDKFIGKNKKNRPKKAALTIKHGFEKPSTPIIREVVIPQTITAAELAQKMAVKAAEVVKHLMRLGIMATINQALDRDTAVILVEDMGHKPKLLEENILELTLNEQQFIQGIKKVRAPVVTVMGHVDHGKTSLLDCIRRSKVVSGESGGITQHIGAYKVHSKKGDITFIDTPGHAAFTAMRARGAKVTDIVVLVVAADDGVMPQTIEAIQHARAAEAPIVVAINKIDKPESDPDRVKQGLANHDVISEEWGGDIQFVPVSAKTGIGIDNLIESILLQAEMMELRASSEGTAKGVIIESRLDKGKGPVATILVQSGTLRKGDILLTGIETGRVRAMLTESGLEIEEAIPSTPVEIIGLSGTPNAGDEAIVVPDERKAREIAEFRQSKERENKLARQHPAKLENMFNEVNVGETQVLHLIIKADVQGSAEALSDSLAQLSTDKARVKVITAGVGGINETDVNLAVAANAIIIGFNVRADTSARRAIAEKGVDLHYYSIIYNAIDEVKKALTGMLEPEYQESIIGLARVDDVFRSPKFGAIAGSLVIEGVIRRNNPIRVLRDNIVIFEGQLESLRRFKEDVQEVRAGTECGIGVKDYRDVKVGDQIEVYEKIKVDPTL; this is translated from the coding sequence ATGAGTGATGTAACGACGGTACAACAATTAGCTAGTGCTATGGGTACACCTATCAACCATTTATTAGAGCAGCTATATAAAGCTGGTATTAAAGTAGATGGAGGAAATAGCCCGATAACTGAGTCTCAAAAATCACAGTTATTACTATATCTAAAACAAGAAAGAAGTGTAGGCACAGAACTCAAAGTTCCTAAGAAGATTACACTAAAACGTCGAAGTTATAGTGAAATCCAAGTTAGTAACAGCGGTGGTCGTTCTAAGCGTGTTAATATTGAGATACGTAAAAAGCGTACTTATATTAAACGAAGTGTTATCCTTGAGCAAGAACAAGAGCGTCTTGCAGAGGCAAAAACAGAGCGTCAAGAGCGTTATCGTGAAGAGAATAGTACCGTTGTTAACAATCCTCAAGAACCCCAAGAGAATAGCATTAAGCCAATAGATACTCAGGTAGTTCAAGATTCACCTCAAGAAGAAACTAAGCTAACTGCTAGAGCAGATCAAGTGGAGGCATCTAAATCTATTGAAGAATTAGAGCAAGTCAATGAACCTAAAGAGCAAGAATTGGCTGAAAATTTAGGTATTGAAAAGTCGGATTCTCAAGATAATAAATCTTTATCTACTTCTGCTTTAGATGATTCTGTTTCAAATTCAAAAAATAAGGTAAGCAAAAAAAATAAACCTGATAAAGATAGCCCTCGGGAATCTAATGATACGGATAAAGAAAATAAGAAGGAAAAACATAGTTATAAAGAGCAATCTCTAAATTCTGATAAGTTTATTGGAAAAAATAAGAAAAACCGCCCTAAAAAAGCTGCACTCACCATAAAACATGGTTTTGAAAAACCAAGTACTCCAATAATACGAGAGGTTGTCATCCCGCAGACAATTACTGCTGCTGAGCTTGCACAGAAAATGGCAGTAAAAGCTGCTGAAGTAGTAAAACATCTCATGCGTTTAGGGATTATGGCAACAATTAATCAAGCACTAGATCGGGATACAGCTGTAATCCTAGTGGAAGATATGGGTCATAAACCTAAACTTTTAGAAGAGAATATATTGGAGCTCACACTTAACGAGCAACAGTTCATACAAGGCATTAAAAAAGTACGCGCCCCTGTTGTAACGGTAATGGGGCATGTAGATCATGGAAAAACATCATTACTCGATTGCATCCGTCGATCTAAAGTAGTTTCTGGCGAATCAGGAGGTATTACCCAACATATCGGAGCCTATAAAGTACATTCGAAAAAAGGGGATATTACCTTTATTGATACTCCAGGTCATGCTGCATTCACTGCTATGCGTGCTAGAGGAGCAAAAGTTACTGATATTGTAGTACTAGTTGTTGCTGCAGATGACGGAGTAATGCCTCAAACTATTGAAGCTATCCAACACGCAAGAGCAGCAGAAGCCCCTATTGTAGTTGCAATCAATAAAATTGATAAGCCAGAATCTGATCCTGATAGAGTAAAACAAGGGCTAGCAAATCATGATGTAATCAGCGAAGAATGGGGAGGGGATATTCAATTTGTACCGGTTTCTGCTAAAACAGGTATAGGGATAGATAATCTTATTGAATCCATTTTACTTCAGGCTGAAATGATGGAGCTTAGGGCCTCTTCAGAAGGGACTGCAAAGGGAGTAATTATCGAATCTCGTCTTGATAAGGGGAAAGGACCTGTAGCAACTATTTTGGTACAAAGCGGTACTCTTCGTAAAGGGGACATACTCTTAACCGGTATAGAAACCGGTAGAGTTCGGGCTATGTTAACTGAATCTGGACTTGAAATAGAGGAAGCTATCCCTTCTACGCCTGTGGAAATTATAGGTTTATCAGGTACCCCAAATGCAGGAGATGAAGCTATTGTTGTCCCTGATGAAAGAAAGGCAAGAGAAATCGCTGAGTTTCGCCAGAGCAAAGAGCGAGAAAACAAACTAGCTCGCCAACATCCAGCGAAACTTGAAAATATGTTTAATGAGGTTAATGTTGGAGAAACTCAAGTGCTTCACCTTATTATTAAAGCAGATGTACAGGGATCAGCAGAGGCGCTCTCTGATTCTCTAGCTCAATTATCTACAGATAAAGCTAGAGTTAAAGTAATTACTGCTGGGGTAGGTGGCATTAACGAAACAGATGTAAATCTAGCAGTTGCAGCCAATGCAATTATCATTGGTTTTAATGTCCGTGCAGATACATCAGCACGTCGTGCTATCGCAGAGAAAGGAGTAGATCTTCATTACTATAGCATTATTTATAATGCTATTGACGAGGTCAAAAAAGCACTCACGGGTATGTTAGAGCCAGAGTACCAAGAAAGTATCATCGGTCTTGCTCGAGTAGATGATGTATTTCGCTCACCTAAATTTGGGGCTATTGCAGGATCCCTAGTGATTGAAGGTGTTATTCGCCGAAATAACCCAATTAGAGTACTAAGAGATAATATCGTTATTTTTGAGGGGCAATTGGAGTCTTTACGTCGATTTAAAGAGGACGTACAGGAAGTACGAGCTGGTACTGAATGCGGTATCGGAGTGAAAGATTATAGAGATGTGAAAGTAGGGGATCAAATAGAGGTATACGAAAAAATAAAAGTAGATCCTACGCTATAA
- the fabA gene encoding bifunctional 3-hydroxydecanoyl-ACP dehydratase/trans-2-decenoyl-ACP isomerase, with translation MERPNKFSYEDLLQCAQGDMFGPGNAQLPSPPMLMVDRITHISDNSGKFEKGKIIAEMEIKPSLWFFDCHFNGDPVMPGCLGLDAMWQLLGFYLAWLGGLGHGRALGSGEVKFTGQVTPKNKLVTYHIDLKRVVMRKLVMGIADGTMFVDDREIYSAQDLRVGLFTSTENF, from the coding sequence ATGGAAAGGCCTAATAAGTTTAGCTATGAAGATTTACTCCAATGTGCCCAAGGCGATATGTTTGGTCCAGGTAATGCACAACTACCATCTCCGCCGATGCTTATGGTAGATCGCATTACTCATATCAGCGATAATAGTGGCAAATTTGAAAAAGGAAAAATTATTGCAGAAATGGAAATTAAACCTAGCTTATGGTTTTTTGATTGTCACTTTAATGGAGATCCGGTTATGCCTGGGTGTTTAGGATTAGATGCTATGTGGCAATTGTTAGGTTTTTATCTTGCTTGGCTAGGGGGATTAGGTCATGGTCGAGCATTAGGATCAGGAGAGGTAAAATTTACAGGACAAGTAACTCCTAAAAATAAATTAGTTACTTACCATATTGATTTAAAGCGGGTAGTAATGCGCAAACTAGTGATGGGAATAGCAGATGGTACTATGTTTGTAGATGATCGTGAAATTTATTCCGCTCAAGATCTCCGCGTTGGACTTTTTACATCAACTGAAAATTTTTAA
- the nusA gene encoding transcription termination factor NusA, with the protein MNKEILMVVDAVSHEKGVDKEVIFQALEAALVMATRKRYSEDIAVRVVIDRITGEYESFRVWEVVENEESIEFPHRQVSFSKAQDQSPNTKLGEFIEDPIGSIEFGRIAAQTAKQVIVQKIREAEQAQIFEIYRNQIGKMIVGVVKRTTQGNIILDFGDNTEGIILREEMIPRETVRHGDRLRCYLKDVRGEGRGPQLIVSRVAPELLIELFKLEVPEISENRIEIKGAARDPGVRAKIAVKTNESRIDPIGACVGMRGSRVQAISNELAGERIDIVLWDEDPTRFVINVMAPAEISSIVVDEENHSMDIAVAEENLSQAIGRSGQNIRLATQLTGWSLKVMTEQEAGEIGEAENEALQKLFTDQLNVEKEIAAILVHEGFSSIEEIAYVPEQELLAIDEFDQEIVKDLRGRARDVLLSHSMNGEESQTLQPNQDLLTLEGIDKVLADKFAMVGIFTRDDLAEQAVDDLIEIEGVDREQAARLIMAAREAWFANE; encoded by the coding sequence ATGAACAAAGAAATACTAATGGTAGTAGACGCTGTTTCTCATGAGAAAGGCGTAGATAAAGAGGTAATTTTTCAAGCCCTAGAAGCGGCTCTTGTAATGGCAACCCGAAAGCGCTATTCAGAAGATATTGCAGTACGCGTTGTTATTGATCGGATAACAGGCGAGTATGAATCTTTTAGAGTATGGGAAGTGGTTGAAAATGAAGAGAGTATAGAATTTCCACACCGGCAGGTATCTTTCAGCAAGGCACAAGATCAATCACCCAATACTAAGTTAGGCGAATTTATAGAAGATCCTATAGGATCTATAGAATTTGGTCGTATTGCAGCTCAAACTGCAAAACAGGTTATTGTTCAAAAAATTAGAGAAGCAGAGCAGGCTCAAATTTTTGAAATCTATAGAAACCAAATAGGTAAAATGATAGTAGGGGTAGTAAAACGTACTACTCAGGGCAATATTATTTTAGATTTTGGAGATAATACTGAAGGTATTATTCTACGAGAAGAAATGATTCCTCGTGAAACCGTGCGCCATGGAGATAGATTACGATGCTATCTCAAAGATGTACGTGGAGAAGGAAGAGGTCCACAATTAATAGTAAGCCGTGTTGCTCCAGAACTTTTGATAGAGTTATTTAAGTTAGAGGTGCCAGAAATTAGCGAAAATAGAATAGAAATTAAAGGTGCTGCAAGAGATCCCGGAGTTCGAGCTAAAATTGCAGTGAAAACCAATGAATCTCGCATTGATCCGATAGGAGCATGTGTAGGAATGCGAGGATCTCGAGTACAGGCGATTTCAAATGAATTAGCAGGAGAGCGGATAGATATTGTGTTATGGGATGAAGATCCTACCCGTTTTGTGATTAATGTGATGGCACCTGCAGAAATTAGCTCTATTGTTGTAGATGAAGAAAATCATAGTATGGATATTGCTGTAGCTGAGGAAAATTTATCTCAAGCGATTGGTCGAAGTGGGCAAAATATTCGTTTAGCTACTCAACTTACTGGTTGGTCATTAAAAGTAATGACAGAGCAGGAAGCAGGTGAAATCGGAGAGGCAGAAAATGAGGCACTACAAAAACTATTTACTGATCAACTTAATGTAGAGAAAGAAATAGCAGCTATTTTAGTACATGAAGGATTTTCTAGTATTGAAGAGATCGCTTATGTACCAGAGCAAGAGCTACTAGCTATTGATGAATTTGATCAAGAAATTGTTAAGGATCTAAGAGGGCGTGCTAGAGATGTGCTTCTTAGTCATTCTATGAATGGTGAGGAATCTCAAACCTTACAACCAAACCAAGATCTCTTAACATTAGAGGGTATTGATAAAGTATTAGCTGATAAATTTGCAATGGTAGGCATTTTCACGAGGGATGATTTAGCTGAACAAGCAGTAGATGATCTTATTGAAATCGAAGGGGTCGATAGGGAACAAGCCGCTCGTTTAATTATGGCAGCTAGAGAAGCTTGGTTTGCTAATGAGTAG